A window of Spirochaetota bacterium genomic DNA:
ATATATCCCCTTCTCAATCTTATATTCATGTGATTTTTTTAGAGGTTTATCCAATTTTACTATATATACCTTAGTAACGTGATATTTTGGGTGGGATAACTTATATGCCATATCGCCGTCATTGGTAAATAGAAGCAAACCCTCTGTATCCTTATCCAACCTTCCAACGGGAAAGATCCTCTCCTTTTTATATATAGCTGGAATCATATCCATAACGATCGGTCGTCCCCTGGAGTCGCTCATTGCTGTGATGTAACCCCTAGGCTTATTTAGGATAAGATAATGAAGCTTCTTAATAAGATTAAGCCTTCCCCTATCTAATTCCACAATATCATTAACTGTATCAACTGTGAATGAGAGATCTTCAACAATGGCGCCATTCACCCTTATTCTTTTCGTCAGGATATAGTCTTCAACCTTTCGCCTAGAACCTAATCCACATAGAGAGAGATATCTATTTATTCTCACCACACCTCCTCCCCCAATAACATTATTCATAGGGCAAGGTCATCTTCTAGAAATCCTCCTAAATTTCAGCTCACCCCTTCTCAGAATCTTTTTCAAATAGTATTCCTTACCCCTTTGTAAATAATTAAGATTATACCCAAAGGATGTCCCATTTAAAAAAATGATCTCGTTATCTTTAAAGCTAAAATTATAATCTCCGGCAATCTTCTCATCACCCTTACGATATGATATATATTCCCCATTTCTATATATCTCCAAACAGTGTTCAGTAAAATCACCCTGACTGTTTATACTCCACCATGTTCCCGCTAATTCGGACTTTAATTTCTTTGATTCCTTCTCCCAAAAGCTTAATAAAAACTCATCTATGATCTTATCGCTATTACCCGAAAAAATCCTAATGTTCTTTCCATATGTCCAACCTACAATTCCATTAAATAATCTTACCTTATACCAATAATCTTCACTCTTCCCAATCCAACTCTTCTCCTTCGAGGCCTCAACAATTTCGACAATGTCTCCAAGATTTAGTTGATCGATCAGAGAAGAGTATATAAAGGGATCTACCCTTAATGCGCTCTTATCGATGAGTATTAGCCCCTTTTTTTGTGAAACAGGAGTAGGACTCGTATTCCTTTCAGTATTATAGTTGCATGATATTGATATCATAAATAGATAGAGCACCATGCATTGTGTTAAAAAAGAAGTGAATATTAATTTATGTTTTACATTATACATTTTGAACCATTATAAATATCAATATTTTTATGAGTCGTGGTAATATCCTCCGCTATGTCGATGTATATCCCAACTAACCGACTTCATTTTGTATTCATCATATTTCGTGATCCTTCTTTCATATATGTTTTATCCATCCGGTAATTAGTATTATGAAAAAATCGATACTTCAGCGAATTAAGATAATCCTCTCATTCTCCTTTTTCTCGATAAACCTTGTAAACTCTCTAAATAGATCATACTCCTCGACATCTATCCTATAATGCTTAAAGTGTAATATGGAATATACCTCTATCTTCTTATCACTCAGAATATACCTAAATGAAGCATCGTATTTATCGGAGTTGAATTCATCGTTATTCGGAATGCTGTGCACATCAAAACCATCAGGAATATGATATGTTATACTTATCTCGCTAGTCCACTTTCCTGGAAGCTCGAGAGGGAATCTTCTATCTTTAAGCATGCAATAGTTCCTATAGTAATTTGAAGGAACCAAGAATGCCTTGAATACAATCTCCTCATTGCTCTTATTGAAAAAAGATGGGATGTCAACTCTATAACTATATGATACAGGCTTGTCTAAGTTGATTTCAAAATCCTTGAAATCTTTTACCCTTGACCCTGTAAATATCCTATTCCAGTATTCATTCAATCCCAGTATCCTCTTTTCCATATCGAGCATATCATATCTAACCCTTGAGGCGAATGATCCCTGTTTACGGATGGTTCTCTCAAGTTTTGCTTCACCATTTTTATGGATTTTTATCTCTGTTGTCACCGCCTCGATATTTTCATCGAGAAATCGATCATTTATTTTTACAAAACTATAATCCTTCTCATCCAACAATAGCGCTGTCCTACCACGATCATTTGCCGGTAGTTCCTTAAAACCGGACATCTTTGCCGTACCGTCAACAAAGAGACCCTCACCAATGTCAACATAGCAGATTGCATGATTGAACTCACCCAGATATGGAACAGAGATGTCCGCATCTCCATTATCACTGGTTCGCAGGAGAGCCAACTTAACATCCACACCAACCTCCCTCAGCATGGCCATCAATACTATTGTGATATCCTTACAATCCCCCATCTTAGTATGATAGGTTAAATCAGCGCTTCTAGGCTGTATCCCCCCTATGCCAAATTCAAATCCCACATATCTTATCTCCCTATTAACATGATTGAAAATTTTTCTAACAAGATCCAATTTGTCATCATCTTCATCGGTAATTTTCGAAATAACACTCTTCATCTCCCCGCTAACCCTGATCTTCCCCCTTACTAACGAAACATACCACCTATATAGATCACCCCAACTCTTATGAGAAGTGAAGCATACTGATGGTAAAATCTCTGAAGTATGAGGCATTGCAATCTCCTCTTTATAGGGAGGAAGATTATGCAAATCTATTCTTATGATTTTCTTTTTTTTATCTTTAATATGTTCAACACTATCCTCGCTAATACCCTTGAGATGATAGTTTATGCCCTTTTTTTCAGGGAAGCTAATAACAATATTTGAATAAATTGTCCTGTATTTGTTTCCTGCTATTATTCTTTCTCCATAATAATTTTTGTAAATATCTCCTCCCTTACTCTTGATAACATATCTCAGGTCAATTATGCTACCCTTGCGAATTGAGGGCAACGATATTATATTTGCTTCTAGATCATAATACAGCCTAGCCTCAGGATCAGATAACGATCTCTTGTGGGAGATCGATGTCTCTATTATATCCCCGTTATTGATTACAAAACACCTTAGGTCTTCAATCCTGTCAGTTGAGGGATCTATGACTATATATTCCCTGGAAAACTCCTTTGCAAGGCTTGGATCATTGACTAAATATATTCTATGAATCCACTTTTCATAAGAACCATCTGAGAGAATCCTTATGGCGGTCTCTCTAAGAAGCGTGATTGCAGGCTCATTATTGTATTTAGCAGCCTTAATAGCAATGCTGGAAGGGGATTCGCTGATAAGATATCTTTCAATCTCCATTTGTTCATCATTGATGATCCTTAAATATCTTTTCAGCAAAAAATTATTGGGATTATACTTCAAAGCAAGATTCAAATAATATCTCGCGAGTTCCTCCTTCCCGATTTTATGGTAAGCTATACCCATTTGAAGGAGCACTTCTTTATTATATGGTGAGAGTTTCATTGCAGATGAGATTAGAGGAAGCGAGGCTTTGGCACAATGCATTTTTTCTGCTATTTCTGAGAGCTTTAACCTAATCCACACATTATTAGGGAAAAACCTCGATGATCTATTCAAAATCTTCTCTATGCTATCATACATGCCCAATTTATCATAACATTCAATTAGATCATCGATATAATCCCTGTCATATCTATCCCCTTCATATAGAATTTTATGGCACTGAGCTGCCTCCCTTTCCTTTTTTTGGGCTTTATATATCATTGCCTCAATAAGATAGGCATTGGAAGGATATTTGCTTTTTTTTAAAATCGAAGCTATCTTCAAGGCCTCATGATACCAGCCCAAGGAGATAAAGGCATTGGCCTTCAAAATTAAATAATTATTTGAGAGGGGATCAATATTCTTAATCATATCAATGATTTGAAACGCCTCAAATATAAAATTGTTATCCAGTTTGATCAGTGCTATCTCATTAAGCGATTCAATTCTATTTCTATTATTAAGGGATTTATAAAAGAAGGCGTCCTTCTTGTTCTCATCATCAACCATTAGCCCCTGATAATAGCACGATACTGAGGCTAATCCCCTATCGTTTTCTACTCTATTAAAATATTTTTGGGACTCCTTATCCTCTTCACTTGCTAATCCGGAAATATAATAGAGATATCCGATAAGGAAAGAAGAATATTCATTAGGATGATCATAATTTAAAAGGCTCTCTAATGAACTAAAATATGAGGGTCTTAATAAAGAATCAGCTTCTCCTTGTTGAAGCAAATCCCCAGATTCAGCAGCATCCCCCACTGCCCTTAAATAAGTAATTCTGAGAGACCACTTTACTCCATCATATGTTGAATCCCCCAGCTTTATGAGAATACTGTGTTCCCCCTTTTGAAGCAATACCTTAAGGTGATACTGATCGAAGTCGAAGCCATGTCTCTTCCTATTTTCAACAATCCTCCCCCCATCAATCCAAATATCCATATAACCGGTTTTACCGAATGATAGTATATATTCACCCGACTCATGAATATCTATTATCCTGTATAGGTAGAAGAGGGAATCATCAACCTTTGTAAATAGATCTTCAAAATCGATCATTCCAGTAAGGTCTGTTTTAGTATCAAACCATTTAACTATATTAATCTTGCCTAAATAAATCTCTGACTCAGAAAAACTTCTTTCTGGGGGATGTTCAATTTCAAAGTCTGAAGATCCCCTGTTATCAAAAGGCCCGATTATTCTATAATCACTGACAAAACCAAGAGAGTCTCTGATGGAATTAGCGTCTTTTATTCTGCCATCCCTCAAGAAGAGCCTGTTTAGAAAAAAATTGATCCTTGCAGTTAAAAAGCGATCGCTACCTACTATCTCATTCCCATTTCGAATCCTTATAAGGGATTGAATGCCCCTCTCAATCAATTCTTGATACTCTATAAGCTCCATTAGTCTGAATAGATTCGTTTCAATTAGAACTGGATCACTCAGATTTAATGTCCATTCTTCAATGATTTCAATTGCTCTTTCATACTTTCCTTGGGCCTTATAATTTAGATAATCCCTCTCTTCTCTAATAATACTCTTTTGATCAGTTGCTGATAGAGCATAAAGCCTTTCAAATGTGCCGTAGTAGTGCATCAAAAAAGTTAAGATAACCAAGAGGGTATACAGTTTTATCTTTGACTTATTAGTCTTCATGATTCCATATTATATATATAATTCTGTTAAATCGAAATAAATGAGTATTAAAGATTTCACCCAATCCCAACTGGATAGCGCTTTTCTATAATCCTCTGAATAAAAACTTTCATATGAATACACTGAGCGATTAAGTATTGTTGGCAGTAAATGAAAAAATCAATAATAAATCGAATATTAATATTTACAATGGTGATTTCATCCATTTTAATCAAAGATATTCATCCTATCCATAGTCACAACCATCCAGATCCGCGTAATCCACTCTATGACGTTTTTTATTTATACTATAATTATGATATTAAAAGAGCAAAGAGATTATTAAAAAAACAATTCAACAATCCTAAATTGAAAAACCATGCCTATATTAACTATGGTGTTATTAAGGAATATGAAAAGGATTATAAGCAGGCGGAAAAGCATTACAAATTGGCCCTTAATAATGGTGAAAAATGTGCCTTGATATATCTGCTCAATCTGTATAAGAAACTAGATTCGGTCAAGTATATTAAATTACTCAACTCCATCAAGATTCCAAAACAGGATTATTGGATAGATTATGAGAAGGCGGTATTCTATCTTGAGCAGGGTAATATAAGAAAAGCAATAAAACTTTTATGGATTGCAGTGGATAAGGGTTTTAATTCCATAAATCTGCTTCTCCGAGATCCAGCCTTTGATCAATTAAGGGGATCAAAATCCTTTAGCAAAATAATCACAAAAATAAAAAACAGCAATTATAAAAAGAAGAGCCTCTTAGAAGAATTACACGATGCAGAGTATGAATACAGCATTAACAAGCCCTTTGGGATGAGTAGGGATTTAGAATATATTTCACGGCTAGAAAAGAGGGGGAAGGATAAAAAGGCAGAAAAGGCGCTTCTCTCACTTCTGAAATCAAATATTCTTTATAGAGAAAGGAGTATTGCTCTTTTCTGGTTGGCAAGAATTAAGGCAAAAAATGGGGAGAGAGGAGCTGCTAAAAAATATTTAAAAAAATTCATAAAACACATTCGAAACGACCAGAGTGATAATACAGGGTATAAAAGATTGATTCGGCATATTTATAAAGATATCATTCTTAACGATATTTATCTAAAGGAGTTATAACAAACAATCAATCTTAATCAGCAAAAGTGGGATGGGCTGTCACTCAAGATCAGTATCCAAATTTTAAATATTTTTCTGCCTTCCTTAGTCTTTTACCTGGTTTACCTAAATCCTCAATAGAACGTATCCTTCTCCTGTCTTTACGAAATCTTATTATCTCATCAACCGTTACTGAACCGAATCCTGGAACACGGAGAAGCTCAAATTTATCAGCCCTGTTTATATCAAGTGGGAAAAACTCTGGATGCAGTTCTGCCCAAACCTCCTTTGGATCAGTGGAGAGTAAAAGATTCCCATCATTATCAAAGGGAATCTCATCATCATTGAAGCTATATTTCCTCAACAGCCAGTCCACCTGGTATAAGCGATGCTCCCTTGTCAATAGTTCATTATTGGTTCGATGCGATAGTTCTCCAGGGAGATTGTTATCCCCCATGCCCCTCTGGTAAGCGCTAAAATAAACACGGTTTAGGCCTAATCTTTTATACAACCCCCAGGAATATTTGACAATCTCCTGATCGGTTTCAGAGGAAGCCCCTACAACAAATTGAGTTGTCTGCTTTACCCTTCCATATGGCGCTCCCCTTCCAGTTAGATTGCTTATAAGTTTAATCGGCCTGATTATATCTTCTATATAATCCTTGCTTGTGCCTAAATGTGCGAAATTCTTCTGCCCAGGTGTTTCGATGTTAATGGAAACAGCGCTGGCAAGGGACAGGGCCTCTTCAATTGCAGCATCGGAGGCCCCGGGTATAATCTTTAAATGCAAATATCCCTTAAACTCCATCCTCCTGAGAAGAATCGCTATCTTATTGATTCGCTCCATTGTCAAATCTGGATTACCAATCACCCCACTGCTTAAGAATAGTCCGCTCACCCTGCCAATATTATAATATTTAAAGAAGGTATTAACCAACTCTTCAGCTTGCAGAGAGAACCGCCTTGTATCCTGATTTGACCGAAGGGGACAGTACCTGCAATCATTAACGCATACATTGGAGATAAGGGTCTTAAAGAGAAAAGTCCTTCGGTTGTCAGGAAGCACCACAGGGTATATCCATTTATCCTCTTTTGAACGATGTCTATGATCTTCCTTAAGGTCCTTTCTTCCACAGGCGCAGGCAAGATCAAATTGTGAATCTTGGGATAATACTGAAAGCTTCTCTGATATATCTGGTTTTTTATGGATATGGATCATATTAAATAACTATTATGAATTTATGCTCCCACTATCAGCGCTTTGCTATTTGCCAATACAAAATCTGCTAAAGATTGAATTTAACACATCATCAGGGGATATCTCTCCTGTTATCTCTGAGAGATTATCCATGAGGTTCTGCAATTCATAGGCTATAATCTCATGTGGCTCATTGTGAGATAATAATATCTGACAATTTTCAATAATCCCTTGAGATATCTCCAGTTGATTCAAAATCCTCACATCAGCCAGGAATGAATTCTCATATTCCAAAACCTCATCCCTGATTATATCACTTATTCCATTCTCCAACTCACTGAGTCCGATTCCCATCTTTGCTGAAAATGGGATAATCCTATTCCCTAGGACGGACTCAATTCTGTAAACATCTTTATCTGAGGCTATATCAATCTTATTTGCAAGGATTATCTTCTTTTTTTTCTCAATACACTTTATTATCTCGCTGTCATTATCGGTTATCCCTGTACTTGCATCAAATACAGCTATTACTATTGAAGCTGATCCAATCTTTTTTACGCTTAGCTCAATCCCCTTCTTCTCTAGCTCGCAGTTAGTTGTGCCTATTCCGGCTGTATCAATCAAGTTGATTCTTATTCCTGCAAACTGAACGATTTCGTTTATTAAATCCCTCGTTGTGCCTGGGATATGCGACACAATTGCTCTCTCTGAATTGAGCATTAAATTCAGGATGCTCGATTTCCCTACATTGGGTTTACCGACAATTGGCATATCAATGCCATGACTAATCCTATCACCAATTCTGCACCTTCTAAGCAGGTCACTTATTAAAACCTCAATTTCCCTCATATGAAAAAGGGCTTTTCCCTGAGTAATAAACTCAAGATCCTCCTCAGTGAAGTCAATATTTGATTCGATATCCCCCTTCAGATGAATTATCTTATCTTTAATATCCCTAATACAGTGTTTAAGGGTTCCATGCATCTGTTTAATAGCTGTAGATACTTCCCATTCGCTTGTTGCAGTAATTACATGATTTATAGCCTCGGCCTCAGTAAGGTCTATTTTTCCATTAAGAAATGCACGCTTGCTGAATTCTCCAGGTTCCGCGGTTCTGGCGCCTAATTGATTGAGCAACCTGATTATCTTTCTTATAATAATTGGATTGCCATGACAAAAGATATCAACCATATCCTCACCAGTGAAACTATGAGGGGATTGATAGAACACAAGAACAACGTCATCGAGTATCTCATTGCTCTCTATTATAGATCCATAAACAGCATATCTGGGTTTGATAATATTCGGACGATCGAAAATAGAGTTAACGACCCAGTAAGCACAAGGGCCGCTAATTCTTATGATTCCAAGCGGGGAAGTAATCGGAGGGGTTGCCGGAGCACAGATTGTGTCGTCGAGCATCTTTTACCTGTGATTGTTGGGAAGGACCTTCACCTTTCTATAAATTCCATCTCCCTCACTTATAGTTGTGACTCGATTATCATTCTGCAGGGTCATGTGTATCAATCTTCTCTCAAAGGGATTCATAGGCTCTAAAGTACATGGTCTTCCAGTTCTTATCACTTTGTGAGCTGTATCCTTTGAGAGTTTTCTCAATGATCTCTCCCTCCTGTCTCTGTATGAAGCAATATCAAGGATAATCTTCTTCTCACTTCCTGTAATGTGATTTATTATTAGACTTACAAGGAATTGAAGGGCCTCCAAGTTGCGACCATTCTTACCAATTATTAGTCCGGAACGT
This region includes:
- a CDS encoding radical SAM protein; this encodes MIHIHKKPDISEKLSVLSQDSQFDLACACGRKDLKEDHRHRSKEDKWIYPVVLPDNRRTFLFKTLISNVCVNDCRYCPLRSNQDTRRFSLQAEELVNTFFKYYNIGRVSGLFLSSGVIGNPDLTMERINKIAILLRRMEFKGYLHLKIIPGASDAAIEEALSLASAVSINIETPGQKNFAHLGTSKDYIEDIIRPIKLISNLTGRGAPYGRVKQTTQFVVGASSETDQEIVKYSWGLYKRLGLNRVYFSAYQRGMGDNNLPGELSHRTNNELLTREHRLYQVDWLLRKYSFNDDEIPFDNDGNLLLSTDPKEVWAELHPEFFPLDINRADKFELLRVPGFGSVTVDEIIRFRKDRRRIRSIEDLGKPGKRLRKAEKYLKFGY
- the mnmE gene encoding tRNA uridine-5-carboxymethylaminomethyl(34) synthesis GTPase MnmE codes for the protein MLDDTICAPATPPITSPLGIIRISGPCAYWVVNSIFDRPNIIKPRYAVYGSIIESNEILDDVVLVFYQSPHSFTGEDMVDIFCHGNPIIIRKIIRLLNQLGARTAEPGEFSKRAFLNGKIDLTEAEAINHVITATSEWEVSTAIKQMHGTLKHCIRDIKDKIIHLKGDIESNIDFTEEDLEFITQGKALFHMREIEVLISDLLRRCRIGDRISHGIDMPIVGKPNVGKSSILNLMLNSERAIVSHIPGTTRDLINEIVQFAGIRINLIDTAGIGTTNCELEKKGIELSVKKIGSASIVIAVFDASTGITDNDSEIIKCIEKKKKIILANKIDIASDKDVYRIESVLGNRIIPFSAKMGIGLSELENGISDIIRDEVLEYENSFLADVRILNQLEISQGIIENCQILLSHNEPHEIIAYELQNLMDNLSEITGEISPDDVLNSIFSRFCIGK
- a CDS encoding pseudouridine synthase produces the protein MRINRYLSLCGLGSRRKVEDYILTKRIRVNGAIVEDLSFTVDTVNDIVELDRGRLNLIKKLHYLILNKPRGYITAMSDSRGRPIVMDMIPAIYKKERIFPVGRLDKDTEGLLLFTNDGDMAYKLSHPKYHVTKVYIVKLDKPLKKSHEYKIEKGIYLYNRKTYPSQIDTLDISRQTIRMGMMEGRKRQIRMTFQGFGYRVEGLKRIAFGPLGLSGIGSGQYRILTDREIKALKEIVQIHE
- a CDS encoding SH3 domain-containing protein is translated as MISISCNYNTERNTSPTPVSQKKGLILIDKSALRVDPFIYSSLIDQLNLGDIVEIVEASKEKSWIGKSEDYWYKVRLFNGIVGWTYGKNIRIFSGNSDKIIDEFLLSFWEKESKKLKSELAGTWWSINSQGDFTEHCLEIYRNGEYISYRKGDEKIAGDYNFSFKDNEIIFLNGTSFGYNLNYLQRGKEYYLKKILRRGELKFRRISRR
- a CDS encoding DUF3857 domain-containing protein → MKTNKSKIKLYTLLVILTFLMHYYGTFERLYALSATDQKSIIREERDYLNYKAQGKYERAIEIIEEWTLNLSDPVLIETNLFRLMELIEYQELIERGIQSLIRIRNGNEIVGSDRFLTARINFFLNRLFLRDGRIKDANSIRDSLGFVSDYRIIGPFDNRGSSDFEIEHPPERSFSESEIYLGKINIVKWFDTKTDLTGMIDFEDLFTKVDDSLFYLYRIIDIHESGEYILSFGKTGYMDIWIDGGRIVENRKRHGFDFDQYHLKVLLQKGEHSILIKLGDSTYDGVKWSLRITYLRAVGDAAESGDLLQQGEADSLLRPSYFSSLESLLNYDHPNEYSSFLIGYLYYISGLASEEDKESQKYFNRVENDRGLASVSCYYQGLMVDDENKKDAFFYKSLNNRNRIESLNEIALIKLDNNFIFEAFQIIDMIKNIDPLSNNYLILKANAFISLGWYHEALKIASILKKSKYPSNAYLIEAMIYKAQKKEREAAQCHKILYEGDRYDRDYIDDLIECYDKLGMYDSIEKILNRSSRFFPNNVWIRLKLSEIAEKMHCAKASLPLISSAMKLSPYNKEVLLQMGIAYHKIGKEELARYYLNLALKYNPNNFLLKRYLRIINDEQMEIERYLISESPSSIAIKAAKYNNEPAITLLRETAIRILSDGSYEKWIHRIYLVNDPSLAKEFSREYIVIDPSTDRIEDLRCFVINNGDIIETSISHKRSLSDPEARLYYDLEANIISLPSIRKGSIIDLRYVIKSKGGDIYKNYYGERIIAGNKYRTIYSNIVISFPEKKGINYHLKGISEDSVEHIKDKKKKIIRIDLHNLPPYKEEIAMPHTSEILPSVCFTSHKSWGDLYRWYVSLVRGKIRVSGEMKSVISKITDEDDDKLDLVRKIFNHVNREIRYVGFEFGIGGIQPRSADLTYHTKMGDCKDITIVLMAMLREVGVDVKLALLRTSDNGDADISVPYLGEFNHAICYVDIGEGLFVDGTAKMSGFKELPANDRGRTALLLDEKDYSFVKINDRFLDENIEAVTTEIKIHKNGEAKLERTIRKQGSFASRVRYDMLDMEKRILGLNEYWNRIFTGSRVKDFKDFEINLDKPVSYSYRVDIPSFFNKSNEEIVFKAFLVPSNYYRNYCMLKDRRFPLELPGKWTSEISITYHIPDGFDVHSIPNNDEFNSDKYDASFRYILSDKKIEVYSILHFKHYRIDVEEYDLFREFTRFIEKKENERIILIR
- the jag gene encoding RNA-binding cell elongation regulator Jag/EloR yields the protein MKVLEVEGKTVDDATKKACVQLGIDDATNVKIEVVDEGKSGIFGFGISRPAKIRIYYNEASMDVGDKAKEIIEGIVKRMGIDASIKDTKEDSNRVYIELESERSGLIIGKNGRNLEALQFLVSLIINHITGSEKKIILDIASYRDRRERSLRKLSKDTAHKVIRTGRPCTLEPMNPFERRLIHMTLQNDNRVTTISEGDGIYRKVKVLPNNHR